A single region of the Amphiura filiformis chromosome 7, Afil_fr2py, whole genome shotgun sequence genome encodes:
- the LOC140157704 gene encoding cytochrome P450 2L1-like, protein MLHLMKDVLDFVDKRVEEHRAIFDVENPKDFIDEYLKAMRAAPKPDDPFSYLQEDNMRALLFLMFDAGTDTMSTILDWCCLYMMAYPDIQKKIQKEMDAAVGRNRRPQVSDQEQLPYTRATLLEIQRHVSLLPLGFSHTASDDTSLHGYRIQGRNYSFKSICCDERSQYVPRA, encoded by the coding sequence ATGCTACATCTTATGAAAGATGTTCTGGATTTCGTTGACAAACGTGTTGAAGAACACCGGGCAATTTTCGATGTCGAAAACCCCAAGGATTTCATAGATGAGTATCTGAAAGCAATGAGAGCTGCACCGAAACCAGATGACCCCTTTTCATATCTCCAAGAGGATAACATGCGTGCTTTATTGTTTCTGATGTTTGATGCCGGAACTGACACCATGTCCACGATTTTGGATTGGTGTTGTTTGTACATGATGGCGTATCCTGATATCCAGAAGAAAATTCAGAAGGAAATGGATGCAGCTGTTGGCCGCAATCGACGACCACAAGTTTCTGATCAAGAGCAACTGCCATACACCAGGGCAACTCTTCTTGAGATACAACGACATGTTTCTTTGCTACCACTAGGCTTTTCTCATACCGCCAGTGATGATACCTCTCTTCATGGATACCGTATTCAAGGGCGCAACTATAGTTTCAAATCTATATGCTGTGATGAGAGATCCCAATATGTTCCCAGAGCCTGA